Part of the Candidatus Methylomirabilota bacterium genome, CTCGGCCGGCGGCCCCTCGGCGATCTTCACGCCGTAGTCCATGACGAAGATCCGGTCGCAGTGGTTCATGATCACGTTCATGTCGTGCTCGACGATCACGATCGTCTTGCCCTGCTCCTGCAGCCGGTGGATGTGCTCGAGCAGGTGCTGGAGCAGCGTCCGGTTGACGCCGGCGGCCGGCTCGTCGAGCAGGATCAGGTCGGGGTCGGTCATGAGCGCCCGGGCGAACTCCAGGAGCTTCTGCTGCCCGTAGGAGAGCCGCCCGCCGTATTCGGCGCGGAGATGGCCGAGGTTGACGAACGCGATCAGCTCCGCGGCCCGCGCGCGCGCGACCCGATCGGGCACGCGGAGCCCGGTCACCGACAGCATGTTCTCCAAGACCGTCATCTCGCGAAAGATGCGCGTGATCTGGAACGTCCGCGTGATGCCTTTGCGGAAGATCTGGTACGGCTTGAGGCCGGCGAGGCTCTC contains:
- a CDS encoding ABC transporter ATP-binding protein, translating into MVPSADEIVLEARDLRKAFGRVRAVDGCSFVVPHRKISGLIGPNGSGKTTTFNLLTGLTTPDSGQVIYKGESLAGLKPYQIFRKGITRTFQITRIFREMTVLENMLSVTGLRVPDRVARARAAELIAFVNLGHLRAEYGGRLSYGQQKLLEFARALMTDPDLILLDEPAAGVNRTLLQHLLEHIHRLQEQGKTIVIVEHDMNVIMNHCDRIFVMDYGVKIAEGPPAEIQRDPRVLEAYFGRRRRPDDAGSTPGAPRMG